A section of the Humulus lupulus chromosome 2, drHumLupu1.1, whole genome shotgun sequence genome encodes:
- the LOC133815843 gene encoding HVA22-like protein f — protein MGVLGAIAKHFDTIIGPGTMLVYPLYASMRAIETPSSLDDQQWLTYWVLYSFIALFELSCWQVLAWVPFWAYIKLLFCMWLVFFNGAAYIYGNIVRKYVKIGNHMMVNSNYPESQRKVLEMMSLDARNSIEQYIGRYGPDAFERVIKAAEKEARKH, from the exons ATGGGTGTTCTTGGTGCAATAGCTAAACATTTTGATACTATTAtcgg GCCAGGAACAATGCTTGTTTATCCATT ATATGCATCGATGAGAGCTATAGAGACTCCTTCATCACTAGACGATCAACAATGGCTGACATACTGGGTTTTATATTCCTTCATTGCACTTTTTGAGCTTTCTTGTTGGCAAGTCCTCGCATG GGTTCCTTTTTGGGCGTACATTAAGCTGTTGTTTTGCATGTGGTTGGTGTTTTTCAATGGAGCAGCATATATATATGGGAATATAGTGAGAAAATATGTGAAGATTGGGAATCATATGATGGTCAACTCAAATTATCCAGAGAGTCAAAGGAAAGTTTTAGAGATGATGAGCCTTGACGCTAGAAACTCCATTGAACAATATATCGGTCGTTATGGACCAGATGCATTCGAAAGAGTCATCAAAGCT GCTGAGAAAGAAGCAAGGAAGCACTGA